The genomic DNA TCTTTGCAAAAGCATTTTCATAGAAATGAGCACTGGATAGTACTATCAGGTAGTGCCACCGTTACGATAGGTGAGACAACTAGACTCGTTTGTCCTAATGAGTCTATCTATATAAAAATGGGCGAAGTTCATAGGCTGTCTAATGAAGGAAAAATTCCTGTGGTTTTGATAGAAGCTCAGGTCGGTGAATATACAGGTGAAGATGATATAATTCGCCTAGATGATGATTTTAAAAGGTGATTTATGGATAAAAAAGTAGCGTTAATAACTGGTATAACTGGTCAAGATGGATCGTATCTGACAGAATTTTTACTAAAAAAAGGTTATATAGTCCATGGTGTAAAAAGGCGAACGAGCCTTTTTAATACAGACAGAATAGACCATCTTTATCAAGATCCGCATGTTGATAATAGAAATTTTTTCTTACATTATGGTGATATGACGGACTCTATGAATTTAACAAGGATCATCCAAGAAGTACAGCCAGATGAAATTTACAACCTAGCTGCCATGAGCCACGTTCATGTAAGCTTTGAGACACCAGAATATGTCGCAAATGCTGATGGCACAGGCACTCTTAGACTACTTGAAGCTATAAGGATACTAGGGCTTGAGAAAAAAACTAAAATTTATCAGGCATCTACCTCTGAGCTTTACGGAAAAGTGCAAGAGACACCGCAAAGCGAAACGACTCCATTTTATCCAAGAAGTCCTTATGCGGTCGCAAAGATGTATGCGTACTGGATAACGGTTAATTATAGAGAGGCTTATGGTATTTTTGCTTGTAATGGCATATTGTTTAATCACGAATCACCAGTTAGAGGCGAGACATTTGTAACCAGAAAGATTACAAGGGCAGCTAGCAAGATAGCTCTTGGACTTCAAGACAAGCTTTATCTTGGAAATTTAGACGCCAAAAGAGACTGGGGCCATGCAAAAGACTATGTGAAGATGATGTGGATGATACTGCAAGCTCCAGAGCCAGAAGACTGGGTGATAGCAACTGGCCAAACAACAGCGGTTAGAGATTTTGTAAAATTTGCATTTGCCTATGCTGGTATCAATTTGAGATTTGAAGGGGCTGACGTAGATGAGATAGGAGTCGTGGACTCACTAAATTTTGAAAAAGCAAAAGAGTTAAATTTAAATTTGTCTCATTTAAGTGTTGGTCAAACTGTGGTTTGTGTGGATCCAAGATATTTTAGACCAACGGAGGTTGATTTGCTACTTGGGGATCCTAGTAAAGCAGAGAAAAAACTAGGCTGGAAGAGAGAATTTAACCTTCAAGATCTAGTAAATGATATGATGAAATCAGACTTAAAGCTCATGACAAAAGATATCTATCTAAAAGATGGCGGATATGAGATAATGAGCTATTTTGAGTAAAAAATGGATAAAAATAGCAAAATTTATGTAGCAGGACATAAAGGACTAGTAGGCTCTGCTATAGTGAGAAATTTAAAATTAAAGGGCTATAAAAATATAATCACAAGAACTCATAGCGAGCTTGATCTTATGGATCAAAAGGCAGTTTGTGAGTTTTTTGAAAAAGAAAAGCCCGAGTACGTGGTGCTAGCTGCTGCAAAGGTTGGTGGAATAGTGGCAAATAGTACCTAT from Campylobacter concisus includes the following:
- the gmd gene encoding GDP-mannose 4,6-dehydratase, coding for MDKKVALITGITGQDGSYLTEFLLKKGYIVHGVKRRTSLFNTDRIDHLYQDPHVDNRNFFLHYGDMTDSMNLTRIIQEVQPDEIYNLAAMSHVHVSFETPEYVANADGTGTLRLLEAIRILGLEKKTKIYQASTSELYGKVQETPQSETTPFYPRSPYAVAKMYAYWITVNYREAYGIFACNGILFNHESPVRGETFVTRKITRAASKIALGLQDKLYLGNLDAKRDWGHAKDYVKMMWMILQAPEPEDWVIATGQTTAVRDFVKFAFAYAGINLRFEGADVDEIGVVDSLNFEKAKELNLNLSHLSVGQTVVCVDPRYFRPTEVDLLLGDPSKAEKKLGWKREFNLQDLVNDMMKSDLKLMTKDIYLKDGGYEIMSYFE